One stretch of Nodularia sp. LEGE 06071 DNA includes these proteins:
- a CDS encoding type II toxin-antitoxin system PemK/MazF family toxin gives MVVNRFDVFLVNLHPTIGSEIQKLRPCLVISPNEINHNIATVIVAPMTKKGQTYPTRVKCQFQGQDGQVVLDQIRTVDKTRLVKFLGQISADEQKTVLDILAEMFAE, from the coding sequence ATGGTAGTCAACCGATTTGATGTTTTCCTAGTTAATCTTCACCCTACTATTGGCAGTGAAATTCAAAAACTACGCCCCTGTTTAGTGATTTCACCAAACGAAATAAATCACAATATTGCCACCGTCATTGTTGCACCAATGACAAAAAAAGGACAAACATATCCAACAAGGGTAAAGTGTCAATTTCAAGGACAAGATGGACAAGTTGTACTTGACCAAATTCGGACAGTAGATAAAACTCGATTAGTCAAATTTCTTGGTCAAATTAGTGCAGATGAACAAAAAACAGTTCTTGATATCTTAGCTGAAATGTTTGCTGAATAA
- the surE gene encoding 5'/3'-nucleotidase SurE, whose translation MKLLISNDDGISALGIRTLADTLAAAGHDVTVVCPDRERSATGHGLTMHQPIRAEVIESVFHPAVNAWACDGTPSDCVKLALWALLDSPPDLVLSGINQGANLGTEILYSGTVSAAMEGIIEGIPSIAFSLTSHTSKDFRPAAKFAQILVEKLAVQPLPELMLLNVNVPAVNWEKIAGVTFTRQGVRRYVDVFDKRVDPRGKIYYWLTGEILEEVEPPPGLNISDNVPIDVHVTRNNYISITPLQYNLTYAKGLDNLSNWEFQLP comes from the coding sequence ATGAAATTACTCATTAGTAATGATGACGGAATTTCTGCCTTGGGTATTCGTACCCTAGCAGACACTTTGGCAGCAGCAGGCCATGATGTGACTGTAGTTTGCCCGGATCGGGAGCGTTCAGCAACTGGACATGGACTCACCATGCACCAACCCATTCGCGCCGAAGTGATCGAATCAGTTTTTCATCCTGCTGTCAATGCTTGGGCTTGTGATGGCACTCCCTCCGACTGCGTAAAATTAGCACTGTGGGCTTTGCTAGATTCTCCCCCGGACTTGGTGCTATCTGGCATTAATCAAGGTGCAAATTTGGGAACGGAAATTCTTTATTCTGGTACTGTTTCAGCGGCGATGGAAGGTATAATAGAAGGAATTCCCAGCATCGCCTTCAGTCTGACCAGCCACACATCCAAAGACTTTCGACCTGCGGCGAAGTTTGCCCAAATTCTCGTGGAAAAACTAGCGGTACAACCCCTACCAGAATTGATGTTGCTGAATGTTAACGTTCCCGCCGTCAACTGGGAAAAAATTGCCGGAGTCACTTTTACCCGTCAAGGAGTGCGGCGCTACGTTGATGTTTTTGACAAACGAGTTGACCCTCGTGGCAAAATCTACTATTGGTTAACTGGAGAAATTTTGGAAGAGGTGGAACCGCCGCCAGGTTTGAATATATCTGACAACGTGCCGATTGATGTCCATGTTACCCGTAACAACTACATCAGCATTACGCCTTTACAATATAATCTTACTTATGCTAAAGGACTAGATAACTTGTCTAACTGGGAATTCCAGCTTCCTTAA
- a CDS encoding AbrB/MazE/SpoVT family DNA-binding domain-containing protein — protein MGTAIKTRIVKIGNSQGLRIPKTLLEQSGINSEVEIEVHDNHLIIRPVEQARIGWNKAFAAMAEKHDDVLLDEINTTKWDQVEWEW, from the coding sequence ATGGGTACAGCTATTAAAACCCGAATAGTAAAAATCGGCAATTCCCAAGGACTTCGTATACCTAAAACCCTATTAGAACAAAGCGGTATTAACTCAGAAGTAGAAATTGAAGTTCATGATAATCATCTGATTATTCGCCCAGTTGAACAAGCACGGATTGGTTGGAACAAAGCATTTGCAGCGATGGCGGAAAAACACGATGATGTCCTATTAGATGAGATCAATACAACAAAATGGGATCAGGTTGAATGGGAATGGTAG
- the pheS gene encoding phenylalanine--tRNA ligase subunit alpha, producing MTTNLEAQLLALRQEGEQAIAATDTLERLEELRISYLGKKGQLGALLRSMGQMSAEERPKIGAIANTVKESLQNSLDQQRAALESAKIQAQLEAETLDVTMPGIYSPQGRIHPLNGIIDRALDIFVGMGYTVAEGPEMETDYYNFEALNTPPDHPARDMQDTFYLPDGNLLRTHTSSVQIRYMEKEEPPIRVVAPGRVYRRDNVDATHSAVFHQIELLAIDEGLTFTDLKGTVKVFLQAIFGDLPIRFRASYFPFTEPSAEVDLQWNGRWLEVMGCGMVDPNVMKSVGYDPEVYTGFAAGFGVERFAMVLHQIDDIRRLYSSDLRFLRQF from the coding sequence ATGACTACCAATTTAGAGGCTCAACTTTTAGCACTGCGCCAGGAAGGAGAACAAGCGATCGCTGCCACTGATACCCTAGAACGCCTAGAGGAACTCAGAATTAGCTATTTGGGCAAAAAAGGGCAACTGGGGGCGTTATTGCGAAGTATGGGACAAATGAGTGCGGAGGAAAGACCAAAAATTGGGGCGATCGCCAATACAGTCAAAGAATCCCTACAAAATAGTCTAGACCAACAACGCGCAGCCCTGGAATCCGCCAAAATTCAAGCCCAGCTAGAAGCGGAAACTCTCGATGTGACTATGCCGGGAATCTACAGCCCCCAAGGTCGGATTCATCCACTCAATGGTATTATTGACCGGGCGCTGGATATTTTTGTGGGCATGGGCTACACGGTAGCTGAAGGGCCAGAGATGGAAACAGATTATTATAATTTTGAAGCCTTAAATACTCCACCTGATCACCCCGCCCGTGATATGCAGGATACCTTTTACCTCCCAGATGGTAATCTTCTCCGGACTCATACCTCATCAGTACAAATTCGCTACATGGAAAAAGAGGAACCACCCATCCGGGTTGTGGCCCCAGGGCGAGTTTATCGGCGAGATAATGTCGATGCTACTCACTCGGCGGTTTTCCATCAAATCGAACTTTTAGCGATCGATGAAGGTTTGACTTTTACAGACCTCAAAGGTACTGTCAAGGTGTTTTTGCAAGCCATATTTGGTGATTTACCAATTCGTTTCCGTGCTAGTTATTTCCCCTTTACAGAACCTTCGGCTGAAGTTGATTTGCAGTGGAATGGTCGCTGGTTAGAGGTAATGGGCTGTGGAATGGTCGATCCAAATGTGATGAAATCTGTAGGTTATGACCCAGAAGTTTACACTGGGTTTGCTGCTGGTTTTGGTGTGGAACGTTTTGCGATGGTTTTACATCAAATTGATGATATCCGCCGTTTGTACTCTAGCGATTTAAGATTTTTGCGGCAGTTTTAA
- a CDS encoding diheme cytochrome c gives MSNFVKRSDRDRQVIQRSTKRQLKRRPLGLIVVILAWSLAMGWLLSVATSAYSATPTSEIGTVDVVPAQYQLGKQLYLDNCSTCHLAVPPEVLPSQTWRNLLQDSQHYGAQLTPLIDPPRMLVWRYLSTFSRTQLKDEAIPYRVNSSRYFKALHPQVDLPRPVEISSCVSCHPSARDFNFRLLTAEWEE, from the coding sequence ATGTCAAATTTTGTCAAGCGTAGCGATCGCGATCGCCAAGTGATACAGCGAAGCACCAAACGTCAACTCAAACGCCGTCCCTTGGGCTTAATTGTGGTAATTTTAGCTTGGAGTCTGGCTATGGGCTGGCTGCTTTCCGTTGCAACTAGCGCTTACAGTGCCACTCCCACATCAGAAATTGGCACAGTTGACGTAGTACCTGCACAATATCAATTAGGGAAACAATTATATCTAGATAACTGCTCTACTTGTCATCTAGCAGTCCCACCAGAAGTTTTACCCTCCCAAACCTGGAGAAATCTTTTACAAGACTCACAGCACTACGGCGCACAACTTACACCTTTAATCGATCCTCCCCGAATGCTTGTTTGGAGATATCTTTCTACTTTCTCTCGCACACAGCTAAAAGACGAAGCCATACCCTATCGCGTCAATTCTTCACGTTATTTTAAGGCTTTACATCCCCAAGTCGATTTACCCCGTCCTGTTGAGATTAGCAGTTGTGTGAGTTGTCATCCCAGCGCGAGGGATTTTAATTTCCGCCTCCTGACTGCGGAATGGGAGGAGTAG
- the secA gene encoding preprotein translocase subunit SecA, producing MLKLLLGDPNARKLKKYQPYISEINLLEEDIEALSDEDLKGKTGEFKQRLAKGETLDDILPEAFAVVREAGRRVLGLRHFDVQMLGGVILHSGQIAEMKTGEGKTLVATLPSYLNALSGKGVHVITVNDYLARRDAEWMGQVHRFLGLSVGLIQSSMIPSERKKNYECDITYVTNSEIGFDYLRDNMATSMADVVQRPFNYCVIDEVDSILVDEARTPLIISGQIERPTEKYLQAAEIASRLQIDEHYEVDEKARNVLLSDEGFAESENLLGVTDLFDPEDPWAHFMFNAIKAKELFLKDKHYIVGNKEVVIVDEFTGRVLPGRRWSDGLHQAIEAKEHVDIQPETQTLATITYQNLFLLYPKLGGMTGTAKTEEPEFEKIYKLEVAVIPTNRIRRRQDWPDMVFKTEPGKWRAIAGECAEMHELGRPVLVGTTSVEKSEYLSQLLKQMEIPHELLNARPENVEREAEIVAQAGRRGALTIATNMAGRGTDIILGGNSEYMARLKLREYFMPRIVMPEDEDVFGVQRVAGLPAGHGGGQGFVPGKKIKTWRASPEIFPTQLTKETEQLLKDAVEVAVREYGERSLPELEAEDKVAVAAEKAPIDDPVILRLREAYNRVKQEYEQFTETEHNEVIELGGLHVIGTERHESRRIDNQLRGRAGRQGDPGSTRFFLSLEDNLLRIFGGDRVAGLMNAFQVEEDMPIESGMLTRSLEGAQKKVETYYYDIRKQVFEYDEVMNNQRRAIYAERRRVLEGQDLKEQVIKYAEKTMDEIVDFYINPDLPSEEWELQKLVEKVKEFVYLLADMEPSQLEDMTVSEIKAFLHEQVRIAYDLKEAQIDQIKPGLMREAERFFILQRIDTLWREHLQQMDALRESVGLRGYGQKDPLIEYKSEGYELFLDMMVNIRRDVVYSLFMFQPQAQPVVQPSSEMV from the coding sequence ATGCTAAAACTCTTGTTGGGCGATCCCAACGCTCGTAAGCTTAAAAAATACCAACCTTACATTAGTGAAATTAACCTCTTAGAGGAAGACATTGAAGCCCTTTCTGATGAGGATTTAAAAGGCAAAACAGGAGAATTTAAACAGCGCCTTGCCAAAGGCGAAACGCTGGATGATATTCTGCCGGAAGCCTTTGCTGTGGTCAGAGAAGCCGGACGGCGAGTCTTGGGGTTGCGGCATTTTGATGTCCAAATGTTGGGCGGTGTCATCCTCCACTCTGGGCAAATTGCCGAAATGAAAACCGGGGAAGGTAAAACTTTAGTTGCTACCTTACCGAGTTATTTAAATGCTCTGAGTGGTAAAGGTGTACACGTAATTACAGTTAACGATTACCTGGCTCGTCGGGATGCTGAATGGATGGGACAGGTACATCGGTTTCTGGGATTGAGTGTGGGGCTAATTCAGTCGAGCATGATTCCCAGTGAACGCAAAAAAAACTATGAGTGCGATATCACTTATGTCACCAACAGTGAGATCGGTTTTGACTACCTGCGGGACAATATGGCTACATCAATGGCTGATGTGGTACAACGCCCGTTTAACTATTGTGTGATTGACGAGGTAGACTCGATTTTAGTTGATGAGGCGCGGACACCACTAATTATTTCTGGGCAGATAGAAAGACCTACAGAAAAATACTTACAAGCTGCTGAAATCGCTTCCAGACTGCAAATAGATGAGCATTACGAGGTAGATGAAAAAGCTCGTAACGTGCTGTTAAGTGATGAAGGCTTCGCGGAATCGGAAAATCTTTTGGGAGTTACTGATTTATTTGACCCGGAAGATCCTTGGGCGCATTTCATGTTCAATGCTATTAAAGCTAAGGAACTTTTCCTCAAGGATAAACACTACATCGTTGGGAACAAGGAAGTAGTCATTGTTGATGAATTTACCGGGCGCGTTTTACCGGGAAGGCGTTGGAGTGATGGTCTGCACCAAGCAATTGAAGCCAAAGAACACGTAGATATTCAACCGGAAACTCAAACTCTGGCGACAATTACCTATCAAAATTTGTTCTTGCTTTATCCCAAATTAGGTGGGATGACCGGAACGGCAAAAACTGAAGAGCCAGAATTTGAAAAAATCTACAAATTAGAAGTTGCAGTCATTCCTACCAATAGAATTAGAAGACGGCAAGACTGGCCGGATATGGTGTTTAAAACTGAGCCGGGAAAATGGCGCGCGATCGCGGGAGAATGTGCTGAGATGCACGAACTCGGCAGACCAGTCTTGGTAGGAACCACCAGTGTAGAAAAATCGGAATATCTCAGTCAGCTGCTGAAGCAAATGGAAATTCCCCATGAACTGCTCAACGCGCGACCAGAGAACGTGGAACGGGAAGCAGAAATTGTCGCCCAAGCCGGACGCAGAGGTGCTTTAACCATTGCCACAAACATGGCTGGTAGAGGTACAGATATTATCCTTGGTGGTAACTCCGAATACATGGCACGTCTGAAGCTGCGGGAATACTTTATGCCGCGAATTGTCATGCCAGAAGATGAAGATGTCTTTGGTGTGCAAAGAGTGGCTGGTTTGCCCGCAGGACACGGTGGTGGTCAAGGTTTTGTTCCTGGTAAAAAAATCAAAACTTGGAGAGCTTCACCAGAAATTTTCCCGACTCAACTGACCAAAGAAACTGAACAGTTGTTAAAAGATGCTGTGGAAGTGGCGGTGCGGGAGTATGGGGAACGCAGTTTACCGGAACTGGAAGCAGAAGACAAGGTAGCTGTAGCCGCTGAAAAAGCTCCCATTGATGACCCTGTGATTCTGAGGTTGCGGGAAGCTTACAACCGTGTGAAGCAAGAATACGAACAATTCACTGAAACAGAACACAATGAAGTGATTGAGTTAGGCGGTTTGCACGTCATTGGTACAGAACGCCACGAATCACGACGAATTGATAACCAATTGCGGGGACGTGCGGGACGACAAGGTGACCCAGGTTCGACAAGATTCTTCCTCAGTTTAGAGGATAACTTGCTGCGAATTTTTGGAGGCGATCGCGTCGCTGGATTAATGAATGCTTTCCAAGTAGAGGAAGATATGCCCATTGAATCCGGGATGCTGACCCGCAGTTTGGAAGGCGCACAGAAAAAAGTTGAAACCTACTACTACGACATCCGTAAACAGGTGTTTGAGTACGACGAGGTAATGAATAACCAACGTCGCGCCATCTACGCCGAACGCCGCCGGGTATTAGAAGGTCAGGACTTGAAAGAACAGGTGATCAAATACGCCGAAAAAACGATGGATGAAATCGTTGATTTCTACATCAACCCAGACTTACCCTCGGAAGAGTGGGAGTTACAAAAGTTGGTAGAAAAAGTCAAGGAATTTGTCTATCTGCTAGCGGATATGGAACCAAGTCAATTAGAGGATATGACCGTTAGCGAGATTAAGGCTTTTCTCCACGAACAAGTGCGAATTGCCTACGACCTCAAAGAAGCGCAGATTGACCAAATTAAACCGGGATTAATGCGAGAAGCGGAAAGGTTCTTTATCTTACAACGCATTGATACCCTGTGGCGGGAACACCTGCAACAAATGGATGCTTTGCGCGAATCTGTAGGTTTGCGTGGTTATGGGCAGAAAGACCCGTTGATTGAGTACAAGAGCGAGGGTTATGAACTGTTCTTGGATATGATGGTCAACATCCGCCGAGATGTCGTTTATTCGTTGTTCATGTTCCAGCCACAAGCTCAACCTGTGGTGCAGCCATCATCTGAGATGGTGTAA
- a CDS encoding bifunctional riboflavin kinase/FAD synthetase codes for MLNLSKNGRSMWVASSTELALKPTAVALGKFDGVHLGHHRVIQPILPPAWDETRRDERENLANNSPTSPTQAQEQTYSTVVTFDPHPLEFFTGQPRPLLTPLDEKIQQLRSLGVEQLVLLPFDQELSALSPKDFVEQILVKQLQCRRISVGQDFCFGKQRRGTAKDLQLLAAQHHIPVTIVSLQTYTDKAPTQEAPISTSLIRHYLESGDIKNANLLLGRPYNLIGTVVPGQKMGRTIGFPTANLQLPKDKFVPCQGVYAVRAAILNGTPDATTAHESLGVMNIGNRPTVNGSNLSVEVHLFDWSSDLYGKQLAVQLVEFLRPEAKFPSLEHLKTQIQLDCTVARELLSAEC; via the coding sequence ATGCTCAATTTGTCTAAAAATGGACGTTCTATGTGGGTTGCTTCTTCAACAGAATTGGCTCTCAAGCCAACTGCTGTGGCTCTTGGCAAATTTGATGGTGTGCATCTTGGTCATCACCGAGTTATTCAACCAATTTTGCCCCCAGCATGGGATGAGACGAGACGAGACGAGAGGGAAAATTTAGCAAACAACTCTCCCACCTCACCAACCCAAGCACAAGAACAGACATACTCGACAGTTGTCACCTTTGATCCCCATCCACTGGAATTTTTTACAGGTCAACCCAGGCCTTTATTAACACCACTGGATGAAAAAATTCAACAATTGCGATCGCTAGGAGTAGAACAACTTGTACTGCTACCCTTTGACCAAGAATTATCTGCTTTATCTCCCAAAGATTTTGTCGAGCAGATATTAGTCAAACAACTCCAATGTCGGCGAATTAGTGTGGGGCAAGATTTTTGTTTTGGCAAACAGCGTCGTGGTACTGCCAAAGATTTGCAATTACTCGCCGCCCAGCACCACATCCCCGTCACCATCGTTTCCTTACAAACTTATACAGACAAAGCTCCCACCCAGGAGGCTCCCATTAGCACTTCACTGATTCGTCACTACTTAGAAAGCGGCGACATCAAAAACGCCAACCTCCTACTGGGAAGACCTTACAACCTCATTGGTACTGTTGTCCCCGGTCAAAAAATGGGACGAACCATTGGTTTTCCTACCGCTAACCTGCAATTACCAAAAGACAAATTTGTCCCCTGTCAAGGTGTGTATGCTGTTCGTGCGGCTATTTTGAATGGGACACCAGATGCAACAACTGCACATGAGAGCTTGGGTGTGATGAACATAGGTAACCGCCCAACAGTGAATGGTAGCAACTTATCTGTAGAAGTGCATCTGTTCGATTGGTCTAGTGATTTATATGGCAAACAACTGGCTGTGCAGCTAGTGGAATTTTTGCGCCCCGAAGCGAAATTTCCTTCTCTAGAACACCTAAAAACACAAATTCAACTTGACTGTACTGTTGCTAGAGAACTTTTGAGTGCTGAATGCTGA
- a CDS encoding MBL fold metallo-hydrolase, with amino-acid sequence MSRIENQFTVKFWGVRGSIPCPGPQTVRYGGNTPCVEMQVGGRRLIFDCGTGLHVLGQSLLCQMPTEGHIFFTHSHWDHIQGFPFFVPGFVDGNKFHIYGAIAPDGSTIEQRLNDQMLHPNFPVPLQIMRSNLTFHNIKAGESLQINDITVETAPLNHPGEAVGYRVNWRGGAAVYLTDTEHYPDKLDQNVLWLSRDADIIIYDCTYTNEEYISPKSPKIGWGHSTWQEAVKVAKAANVKNLVIYHHDPAHNDDFLDRIGEEASQEFPGAIMAREGMVLQVPTSMPLSESFPASKLSG; translated from the coding sequence ATGTCCAGGATAGAGAACCAATTTACCGTAAAATTTTGGGGCGTTCGCGGGAGCATCCCCTGTCCGGGTCCACAAACTGTTCGTTATGGCGGTAATACCCCTTGCGTTGAGATGCAAGTGGGCGGTAGACGCTTGATTTTTGATTGTGGTACAGGACTACACGTTTTGGGGCAATCTTTATTGTGCCAAATGCCAACAGAAGGTCATATATTTTTCACCCACTCCCACTGGGATCATATTCAAGGCTTTCCCTTTTTTGTTCCTGGGTTTGTTGACGGAAATAAATTTCATATTTACGGCGCGATCGCTCCTGATGGTTCCACTATAGAACAGCGTCTGAATGACCAGATGCTGCATCCCAATTTTCCTGTACCCTTACAGATCATGCGGTCAAATCTGACATTCCACAACATTAAAGCCGGGGAATCATTACAGATTAATGACATTACCGTAGAAACAGCACCCCTTAACCATCCAGGTGAGGCTGTAGGATACCGAGTTAACTGGCGTGGTGGTGCTGCTGTTTACTTAACTGATACTGAACATTATCCTGACAAACTGGATCAAAATGTCCTGTGGCTATCACGGGATGCGGATATCATAATTTATGATTGCACTTATACCAACGAGGAATACATTTCACCCAAATCACCAAAAATTGGTTGGGGACATTCTACTTGGCAAGAAGCTGTGAAAGTAGCCAAAGCCGCCAACGTGAAAAATTTGGTAATATACCATCACGATCCTGCCCACAACGATGATTTTTTGGATCGGATAGGGGAAGAAGCTTCTCAGGAATTTCCCGGTGCAATCATGGCACGAGAAGGAATGGTTCTTCAGGTTCCCACCTCAATGCCCTTATCAGAATCTTTTCCTGCGAGCAAGTTATCTGGGTGA
- a CDS encoding AAA family ATPase — translation MREKIDTLTQNLARTIVGKNEAIRLVLVALLGGGHALLEDVPGVGKTLLAKSLARSLDGKFQRLQCTPDLLPTDITGTNIWNPKNGEFTFLPGPVFANILLADEINRATPRTQSALLEVMEENQVTIDGISRAVPQPFFVIATQNPIEYQGTFPLPEAQMDRFMLSLSLGYPGATEELEMLQNLQKGLSFTDLQPCLTLDEVAELRKICSQVRVETSLQQYILELVRSTRQDEEITLGVSPRGTVALQKATQALAFLLGRDYAIPDDVKFLVPHVLCHRLIPRGGRNPRTVVDRLLRSVPIP, via the coding sequence ATGAGAGAAAAAATTGACACCCTAACACAAAATCTTGCTCGTACCATCGTCGGCAAAAACGAAGCCATCCGCTTAGTCCTAGTCGCCCTGTTAGGTGGTGGTCATGCTTTGCTAGAAGATGTTCCTGGCGTTGGCAAAACTCTCCTCGCTAAATCTCTAGCCCGTTCACTGGATGGCAAATTTCAACGGCTACAATGTACCCCCGACTTACTACCAACTGACATCACTGGTACTAATATTTGGAACCCTAAAAACGGCGAATTTACCTTTCTCCCAGGGCCAGTATTTGCCAATATCCTCCTAGCCGACGAAATCAACCGTGCCACACCCCGCACCCAGTCGGCTTTGCTGGAAGTCATGGAAGAGAATCAAGTCACAATTGATGGCATCTCTCGTGCAGTTCCTCAGCCTTTCTTTGTGATAGCTACCCAGAACCCCATAGAATATCAAGGCACTTTTCCCTTACCAGAAGCCCAGATGGATCGCTTCATGTTGTCCTTAAGTTTGGGCTATCCTGGCGCTACAGAAGAACTAGAGATGCTACAAAACCTGCAAAAAGGTCTCAGTTTTACTGATTTGCAGCCTTGTCTGACCTTAGACGAGGTAGCTGAATTGCGTAAAATTTGTTCCCAGGTAAGAGTAGAAACTTCTCTGCAACAATACATTCTCGAATTAGTCCGCTCCACAAGGCAAGATGAAGAAATTACTTTGGGTGTAAGTCCGCGTGGTACTGTGGCATTACAAAAGGCTACCCAAGCGCTAGCTTTTCTTTTAGGGCGTGATTACGCTATTCCCGATGATGTGAAATTTCTCGTCCCTCACGTTCTCTGTCACCGCCTCATTCCCAGGGGAGGGCGCAATCCTAGAACTGTAGTTGACCGATTATTAAGGTCAGTTCCTATTCCTTAA
- a CDS encoding shikimate kinase, with translation MYRFLIFGNSGSGKSTLANKLSQDLSIPALDLDSIVWEPNKIAIRRPHEDSENDLRNFIKNNPSWVIEGCYSTLIKIALEFATEIFFLNPGIDQCLKNNSNRPWEPHKFKSPEEQAETFEFLQSWIREYVKRDDEFGYSSHRSIFQEFKGKKQEIIA, from the coding sequence ATGTATCGTTTTTTAATATTTGGTAATTCTGGTTCTGGAAAAAGCACTCTGGCTAATAAACTTAGCCAAGATTTGAGCATTCCTGCTCTTGACCTCGATAGTATTGTATGGGAACCAAATAAAATCGCCATCCGCCGTCCTCACGAAGATTCAGAAAATGATCTCCGAAATTTTATTAAAAATAACCCTTCTTGGGTAATTGAAGGTTGTTATAGTACGCTAATTAAAATTGCTCTTGAATTCGCAACTGAAATCTTTTTTCTCAATCCCGGCATTGATCAGTGTCTAAAAAATAATAGTAATCGTCCTTGGGAGCCTCATAAATTCAAATCACCAGAGGAGCAAGCCGAAACTTTTGAATTTCTCCAAAGTTGGATTCGAGAATATGTAAAACGCGATGATGAATTTGGTTATTCATCCCATCGCTCAATATTTCAGGAATTTAAGGGCAAAAAGCAGGAAATTATCGCCTAG